In Microbacterium sp. SLBN-146, one genomic interval encodes:
- a CDS encoding HNH endonuclease signature motif containing protein, with product MTSGSARDDELHVESGGAFDGDDPHPDTIDRVLEVSDAIGALSAQRLIGVAMVLAEARDRDRRSEIPAASNEIIERSVRLELASALRITEYAAGEMIALSTSVVGRYPAILRALSSAEATEAHARILVDRLNTIAPEHRKFLLDRGLELARELPVGSFRRRLDRLVEAMRESSLSERHTRAVIDRRVVLETADDGMAWLHAYAPAVELYAAYDRLTRVAKVIADSEDVRTLDQVRADAMCDVLIDGWSPDHGEAARGIRATVVVTVPALALLAGGDAVPAGSDAATVEGIGPVPLSVARQLCGSSGGWTRVLTHPESGMVLSVGRERYQPPAELAKLVKWRADRCMAPGCGMPASRCQIDHSIAWKDGGTTSVWNLGPLCQGHHTVKHHAGWQIRQLDGGDIEWISPTGRRYVVRAERRVPAFRPSHAPDPGPPF from the coding sequence ATGACATCAGGATCCGCACGAGACGACGAACTCCACGTCGAGTCTGGTGGTGCGTTCGACGGTGACGATCCTCATCCCGATACGATCGACCGGGTACTCGAGGTTTCGGACGCCATCGGAGCTCTCTCCGCGCAGCGGCTGATCGGCGTCGCGATGGTTCTCGCAGAGGCCCGCGATCGGGATCGTCGTTCGGAGATCCCAGCCGCATCGAACGAGATCATCGAGCGTTCCGTCCGACTCGAGCTCGCCTCCGCGTTGCGCATCACGGAGTATGCCGCCGGCGAGATGATCGCGCTGTCGACGTCCGTCGTAGGGCGCTATCCCGCGATACTGCGGGCACTGTCGAGTGCGGAGGCCACCGAAGCGCACGCGCGGATCCTCGTCGATCGTCTCAACACGATCGCGCCCGAGCACCGGAAGTTCCTCCTCGATCGCGGACTCGAACTCGCGCGTGAACTTCCGGTGGGGTCCTTTCGCCGCAGACTCGATCGCCTTGTCGAGGCGATGCGCGAGAGCTCGCTGAGCGAGCGCCACACACGGGCCGTCATCGACCGACGCGTGGTTCTCGAAACCGCCGACGATGGGATGGCGTGGCTGCACGCCTACGCGCCCGCCGTGGAGCTGTACGCCGCGTATGACCGGCTCACGCGAGTCGCGAAAGTCATCGCCGACAGCGAGGACGTGCGCACGCTCGATCAGGTGCGCGCCGACGCGATGTGCGACGTGCTCATCGACGGGTGGTCGCCCGATCACGGCGAGGCTGCGCGAGGAATCAGGGCCACCGTTGTCGTGACTGTTCCCGCACTTGCGCTCCTCGCAGGGGGTGACGCCGTCCCTGCGGGGTCCGACGCTGCGACGGTCGAAGGCATCGGTCCCGTGCCTCTCTCGGTGGCGCGCCAGCTCTGCGGGTCATCGGGGGGCTGGACTCGCGTCCTGACGCACCCCGAGAGCGGAATGGTCCTCTCCGTCGGGCGAGAGAGGTATCAGCCGCCTGCCGAACTCGCCAAGCTCGTGAAGTGGCGTGCAGACCGCTGCATGGCGCCGGGGTGCGGGATGCCGGCGTCTCGGTGTCAGATAGATCACTCGATCGCCTGGAAAGACGGAGGAACCACCTCCGTGTGGAACCTCGGGCCGCTCTGTCAGGGTCATCACACCGTCAAACATCACGCCGGATGGCAGATCCGACAACTCGATGGCGGCGACATCGAGTGGATCTCGCCCACGGGGCGTCGATACGTCGTCCGCGCTGAGCGGCGCGTCCCGGCCTTCCGGCCGTCACACGCGCCGGACCCTGGGCCGCCGTTCTGA
- a CDS encoding glycosyltransferase: MTGPTRVLSLYEGFFAGGARILHTDVAAGLHASRGERGGQQHSVLSIASSARRESTLQSMEHDPRYLRLIREGVSVSTLGRTAGEMPLEASTFTDLELRVAAEAIGQADVILSLKEQPLGLLLALRDRGFMPDVPVAACLHRSDPTHSGPALGWLSEATATGLVTATISCAWTTSAAYERATPGVEARYVIPNGIDTTRFRPGTPREVRAARARLGAAAASAVVVFAARFDAMKDPGLFFRAVAAHARHRPDTHYLVCGAGMVRGNEALRAMLDESGVPTHANVHLLGIRDDMPLIYRTADIVALTSAFGEASPLCLIEGAASGATPVTTNVGDSAREVDGFGLVTAHDPEEIASAWEHVLTRRSAFRDAAIAARPRLGRERMLDDYRAAMDDLLVTRRIAA, encoded by the coding sequence ATGACCGGTCCGACGAGAGTGCTGTCGCTGTACGAGGGGTTCTTCGCCGGAGGAGCGCGCATCCTCCACACCGACGTCGCAGCGGGACTCCACGCATCCCGCGGCGAACGCGGCGGACAGCAGCACAGCGTCTTGTCCATCGCGTCGTCGGCTCGACGCGAGTCGACCCTCCAGTCGATGGAGCATGACCCTCGCTATCTTCGTCTCATCCGCGAAGGAGTCTCGGTTTCGACTCTCGGCCGCACGGCTGGTGAGATGCCCCTCGAGGCATCGACCTTCACCGACCTCGAGCTGCGCGTCGCCGCGGAAGCCATCGGCCAGGCAGACGTCATCCTGTCGCTGAAGGAGCAGCCTCTGGGCCTTCTGCTCGCGCTCCGTGATCGCGGGTTCATGCCGGACGTGCCCGTGGCAGCGTGCCTCCACCGCTCCGACCCGACGCACTCGGGTCCCGCACTGGGGTGGTTGTCGGAAGCCACCGCGACGGGTCTCGTGACGGCGACGATCTCCTGCGCGTGGACGACGAGCGCCGCCTATGAACGCGCGACACCGGGTGTGGAAGCGCGGTATGTCATCCCGAACGGCATCGACACGACACGATTCCGGCCGGGGACTCCGCGAGAGGTCCGGGCAGCACGCGCTCGGCTCGGAGCTGCGGCCGCATCCGCCGTCGTCGTGTTCGCGGCGCGTTTCGACGCCATGAAGGATCCCGGACTGTTCTTCCGGGCTGTCGCGGCTCACGCGCGGCACCGCCCCGATACGCACTACCTCGTCTGCGGCGCGGGCATGGTCCGGGGCAACGAGGCGTTGCGCGCGATGCTCGATGAATCAGGTGTGCCGACGCACGCCAACGTGCACTTGCTCGGCATTCGCGACGACATGCCGCTGATTTACCGGACGGCCGACATCGTCGCCTTGACGAGCGCTTTCGGTGAAGCATCCCCGCTGTGCCTCATCGAAGGAGCTGCGAGCGGTGCGACCCCCGTCACGACCAACGTGGGCGACTCTGCGCGTGAGGTCGACGGCTTCGGTCTCGTGACCGCGCATGACCCCGAGGAGATCGCCTCGGCCTGGGAGCACGTCCTGACGCGTCGGAGTGCCTTCCGGGACGCCGCCATCGCCGCGCGCCCGCGTCTCGGACGAGAGCGGATGCTCGACGACTATCGCGCCGCAATGGACGACCTGCTCGTCACGCGCCGCATCGCGGCCTGA
- a CDS encoding sulfurtransferase → MPHVIDASALNAELAAGRSVRLLDIRWRLDAPEGRPSYLGAHIPGAVYVDLERELARPGHPEEGRYPLPSLVSLQSAARRWGINDGDLVVAYDDNDAVAASRAWWLLRRRGVDVRVLDGGVRSWFARGLPLESGDRVVGQGHVTLHDNDPGVASLQEAGTAPRDGTLVDVRSPEHYRGHVLGLDPAAGHIPGAINVPTITHTTSEGTFRDPEDIRASILAAGVDPRRPVVLYCGVGVASTHSALAFALAGIDTRVYSGAWSQWSRSPGRPVAVGRTPAGSIQGW, encoded by the coding sequence ATGCCCCACGTCATCGACGCGAGCGCCCTGAACGCGGAACTGGCCGCCGGCCGCAGCGTTCGACTGCTCGACATACGTTGGCGCCTCGATGCTCCCGAGGGCCGCCCGTCGTATCTGGGCGCCCACATCCCGGGTGCTGTGTATGTCGATCTGGAACGGGAACTCGCCCGTCCCGGGCATCCCGAGGAGGGGCGCTATCCCCTCCCTTCTCTCGTGAGTCTTCAAAGCGCCGCTCGTCGGTGGGGGATCAATGATGGCGACCTCGTGGTGGCCTACGACGACAACGACGCCGTGGCAGCGTCGCGGGCGTGGTGGCTCCTCCGCCGTCGCGGGGTCGATGTTCGCGTGCTCGACGGTGGCGTCCGGTCATGGTTCGCCCGCGGACTGCCCCTGGAGAGCGGTGATCGCGTCGTCGGGCAGGGCCACGTCACGCTCCACGACAACGACCCGGGGGTCGCGTCTCTTCAGGAAGCGGGGACGGCGCCTCGCGACGGAACGCTCGTCGACGTGCGGTCACCCGAGCACTATCGCGGACACGTCCTCGGTCTGGATCCCGCGGCCGGGCACATTCCCGGGGCCATCAATGTCCCGACGATCACTCACACGACGAGCGAAGGTACGTTTCGAGATCCGGAGGACATTCGGGCCAGCATCCTGGCCGCGGGCGTGGACCCGCGGCGTCCCGTGGTCCTCTATTGCGGGGTCGGAGTCGCGTCGACCCATTCCGCGCTCGCCTTCGCATTGGCGGGGATCGATACACGCGTCTACTCGGGGGCATGGAGTCAGTGGTCGCGCTCGCCGGGGCGGCCCGTTGCGGTCGGTCGTACCCCGGCCGGGTCCATTCAGGGCTGGTGA
- a CDS encoding GNAT family N-acetyltransferase: protein MTIEFDVRPIEVRDAGQVLTLQRAAFVQEALIYGDPDMPALTQSLEELESELADNLGCVAVMGERVVGAARARASDDLLLVGRIAIAPDVQGGGLGSTLLEAVEERGRKNGCREAELFTGSLSEANLRLYSKLGYRESDRVEQGDGIAEIYLRKEL, encoded by the coding sequence ATGACCATCGAGTTCGACGTCCGCCCCATCGAGGTTCGCGATGCGGGCCAGGTGCTGACGCTTCAGCGCGCCGCCTTCGTTCAAGAGGCGCTCATCTACGGCGACCCCGATATGCCCGCGCTCACACAATCGCTCGAGGAACTGGAAAGCGAGCTCGCCGACAATCTCGGCTGCGTCGCCGTCATGGGTGAGCGGGTCGTGGGTGCGGCGCGGGCACGCGCATCCGACGATCTTCTGCTCGTCGGACGCATTGCGATCGCTCCCGACGTGCAGGGGGGAGGTCTGGGCAGCACCCTCCTGGAAGCCGTCGAGGAGCGGGGCAGGAAGAACGGATGCCGCGAGGCGGAACTCTTCACCGGGTCGCTCAGCGAAGCCAACCTCCGGCTCTACTCGAAGCTCGGCTACCGCGAGTCCGACCGAGTCGAGCAGGGCGACGGCATCGCCGAGATCTACCTCCGCAAGGAGTTGTGA
- a CDS encoding DNA-formamidopyrimidine glycosylase family protein — protein sequence MPESPEVQALAEFLDDRLTGQTISSVDILEFRVIKTRAAPPGDLVGESISGVDRFGKHLDIRVGDRHLGVALGRHGWARWTSRGGVTAAEGETPPALASIGFDGGDLLEFTDAGSWVSLGLSVTDRPADVAAVAKLGADPADPAFVRAQLDAVVTGRRKQLKALLQEQESIAGIGNAYSDEILHRARLSPVIHASELDDEQRGALFDATVGTIREAIGARRGIPIDQLKAAKVASMRVHGRAGEPCPVCGDTVRDVRLGSSTASYCPACQTGGAILH from the coding sequence ATGCCGGAGTCTCCTGAAGTGCAGGCCCTCGCGGAGTTCCTCGACGATCGCCTCACAGGGCAGACGATCTCATCCGTCGACATCCTGGAGTTCCGGGTGATCAAGACGCGTGCAGCTCCGCCCGGCGATCTGGTGGGGGAGTCCATCAGCGGTGTGGATCGCTTCGGCAAGCATCTCGACATTCGAGTGGGAGACCGCCATCTCGGAGTCGCGCTCGGTCGCCATGGGTGGGCCCGCTGGACTAGCCGCGGCGGCGTGACGGCCGCTGAGGGCGAGACTCCGCCCGCGCTCGCCTCGATCGGGTTCGACGGCGGAGATCTGCTCGAGTTCACCGATGCGGGCTCGTGGGTCTCGCTCGGCCTCTCGGTGACAGATCGACCGGCCGACGTCGCAGCAGTGGCCAAGCTCGGCGCGGATCCGGCCGATCCTGCATTCGTCCGCGCGCAGCTCGACGCGGTCGTAACGGGGCGTCGTAAGCAGCTCAAGGCGCTCCTGCAGGAGCAGGAGTCGATCGCAGGTATCGGGAACGCCTACTCCGACGAGATCCTCCACCGTGCGCGACTTTCGCCGGTCATTCATGCGTCGGAGCTGGACGATGAGCAACGCGGGGCGCTCTTCGACGCGACCGTCGGCACGATCCGCGAAGCGATCGGGGCCAGACGCGGGATCCCGATCGACCAGCTCAAGGCAGCCAAGGTCGCGTCGATGCGCGTGCACGGACGGGCCGGCGAACCGTGTCCCGTGTGCGGGGACACGGTTCGCGACGTCCGACTCGGGTCGTCGACGGCGTCGTACTGTCCTGCCTGCCAGACCGGCGGAGCGATTCTCCACTAA
- a CDS encoding type 1 glutamine amidotransferase domain-containing protein, with the protein MARIDGKKIAFLLTDGFEDSELTSPWGAVVDEGATATLVSPADGSVTGKNGHEQRVDMAVADAAASDFDALVLPGGVVNADHLRMDEAAVAFSRDFFAQHKPVAVICHGAWVLVEAGVVDGRTMTSYPSLKTDLRNAGADWVDEEVVVDAGFVSSRTPDDLPAFNAKLIEEIEEGPHSAQTA; encoded by the coding sequence ATGGCCCGCATCGACGGCAAGAAGATCGCGTTCCTGCTCACCGACGGCTTCGAAGACAGCGAGCTGACCTCGCCGTGGGGGGCGGTCGTGGACGAGGGTGCGACGGCGACCCTGGTCTCCCCCGCCGACGGATCCGTGACCGGAAAGAACGGTCACGAACAGCGCGTCGACATGGCTGTCGCCGATGCCGCGGCATCCGACTTCGATGCGCTCGTCCTTCCTGGCGGCGTCGTCAACGCGGACCACCTGCGGATGGACGAGGCCGCTGTCGCGTTCTCCCGGGACTTCTTCGCCCAGCACAAGCCTGTCGCCGTGATCTGCCACGGAGCCTGGGTCCTCGTCGAGGCGGGCGTCGTGGACGGCCGAACGATGACGAGCTACCCCAGCCTCAAGACGGATCTTCGCAATGCCGGGGCCGATTGGGTCGACGAGGAGGTCGTCGTCGACGCCGGGTTCGTGTCGAGTCGAACGCCCGACGACCTGCCCGCGTTCAACGCGAAGCTCATCGAGGAAATCGAGGAGGGGCCGCACAGCGCGCAGACGGCCTGA